The Megalopta genalis isolate 19385.01 chromosome 12, iyMegGena1_principal, whole genome shotgun sequence genome window below encodes:
- the LOC117228761 gene encoding pancreatic lipase-related protein 2: MGAPLPLLFLYPALLTSLAQHNYTIFPNEAGDPFLIQIDYSPLNDQEISALEANLDTITFTLFTRGNPTNGQNLKLNDPNGVSASKWNTRRPTAVVTHGWQSRGTASVCTQIRDAFLNVMDINVIVVDWSQIAKDVNYAQVAKSIPAVAEHVATFVNFMRRDSGLKSSTLKMIGHSLGAHVASIAAGRLSKTCLVSEVVALDPAGPMFDTNGPDSRVDRSHAKTVEVVHTSVLGLSKELGTSDFYANGGKQQPGCAGDYLGNCAHSRSYEYYSSSLNHTKGFPGTPRDGGEIKYMGGPTIDPTAHGCYDFKTGSKPPYTLDD, encoded by the exons ATGGGCGCCCCACTTCCGTTACTGTTCT TGTACCCAGCTCTGCTCACATCGTTGGCGCAGCACAATTACACGATCTTTCCGAACGAGGCTGGAGATCCATTTCTAATCCAGATCGACTACAGCCCACTGAATGATCAAGAAATTAGTGCTTTGGAAGCTAATCTGGACACTATCACCTTCACGCTCTTCACACG AGGAAACCCAACAAACGGCCAAAATCTAAAACTAAACGACCCGAACGGCGTCTCGGCAAGCAAATGGAACACGAGAAGGCCGACTGCAGTCGTCACCCACGGCTGGCAGAGCAGAGGAACAGCTTCGGTCTGCACCCAAATTCGCGACG CTTTCCTAAACGTTATGGACATTAACGTGATCGTTGTCGATTGGAGCCAGATAGCCAAAGACGTAAACTATGCGCAAGTAGCGAAGAGTATTCCGGCGGTGGCCGAACATGTAGCAACTTTCGTGAACTTCATGCGGCGGGATTCGGGCCTGAAGTCCTCCACCTTAAAAATGATCGGACACTCCCTCGGTGCTCACGTCGCGAGCATAGCGGCGGGAAGGCTGTCGAAAACTTGCCTGGTTTCCGAAGTCGTCG CTCTCGACCCAGCTGGTCCAATGTTCGACACCAACGGCCCCGATAGCAGGGTAGACCGATCCCACGCCAAAACCGTTGAAGTTGTTCACACGAGTGTGTTGGGACTGTCCAAAGAACTCGGCACCTCTGACTTCTATGCCAACGGAGGAAAACAACAACCTGGATGTGCAGGCGACTACTTGG GCAATTGTGCTCATTCACGAAGCTATGAGTATTATAGCTCATCCCTCAATCACACAAAAGGATTCCCTGGAACTCCACGAGATGGTGGTGAAATTAAATACATGGGTGGACCTACCATTGACCCAAC AGCTCACGGTTGCTATGACTTCAAAACCGGAAGTAAACCACCTTACACGCTTGATGATTAA